The DNA window CGCCCTGGGAACAACCCTCCCTGGGGACACGCATCTACCCCTCGCCCTTTATTAAGCGGTTTCTGCCCAAATTTGCCcgatttcctccttttttttctcatcttttctctgCGGAGGTTCCTGCCCGGGCTGGATTTGCggtggtggggagaggaggcggctggagggagggatgggagaggcagagggctacaaagaggTGCACAAAGAGCCTCTACTCAAGGCAAAacgacaacaacaaaaaaaagatatttatttttaagaaatgtcaTCTGCAGTCGGTACATATTATCTGGACACCACaatattatatacatatacaagacattaaaaacaaaaaaaaaagatgcttttacaTATCCAAAGAACACTGTCGATATTTAGCCGGTttagagagggaaagaaacaaaccccaaagACAATATTGTGCATTTTCCATCTCGTCAGCGGAGAACAGACATTCCAGTTTTATGGCAGAGATATAGAAACCCTCATGAGAACATACCCAAAATAGTCCCGTAGAGCAACTCGCTTCCATCTGGGACCTAAAATCAGTGGTTGGGATATTTAAGCGATACCGAGCAATGGTTTTCTTCCCACAATAGCAgccttatttcttattttcGGTCCCTAGTGCCGAGAAAATACGAAGCTGATGCAACTTTGCCATAGGTTCTCCATACATTTATACATCGGTGGGTGAAATGGCCCGAGATATGAAAGACCGGCGAGGGGGTCGGACTACACAGCGTTACAGGGCGACATTCAGAGTCCATCTCTCCTTTAACGTAACTACACTCTTagcttattattattttcttttaaaaatatacacagtTTAACCTTAGCGATGGATTTCTCAGAGCAAAACTGGGGTGTTCACAGTCAGAGAGGGGCAGAGGGATAAATCAAAGATGCGGTcggtgggttttttggggggggaggatGCGCGTGTGCATTTGTGAATGTcgattattattattattattttaaataatagctTGGAATCAGCAGAATCCCGATGATGTTATCGTACAAGCTACCAGATAAATATTGACgtttcttgcttcctttttctttcccccttctcctccaaaGTCATCCGCTGTCAGGTGGCGTGGAGATGCGCTGTCTTGGATTTGCTCACCACCTTCTTCTCCTTGACCCTCCGGTTCTGGAACCAGATTGTCACTTGGCGTTCGGACAGGTTGGTGGTGGCCgaaatcctcctcctcttctctttggTGATGAATTTGCTGGCCGCGTACTCCTTTTCCAACTCCTTCAGTTGGATTTTAGTGTAAGGGACTCTTTTTTTTCGTCCCCTCCGATAGCTGCTGACTTCGGGTTGTAAGGGGACCACGTctggattaggaaaaaaaaaacaaaaccaaacaaaaaaacataaggaaaaggggaagacaGAGGGGGATACTGCATCCCGGGGCGTGGGGTGGGGATTTCTGCACGTcgaggagagaaagaaagggggggaaaaggaagataaagagTGGAGGAATGAGAGcgaagagaaagagaggggaaaaagagacagGCAGGCAGAAAATGCATCCAGCGAGGGAAATAATACTATAATAATAGTAACAATAACATAATAATCATAATTGACGTGGTGAAAGTCTGTTTTTCTTGGCGACACTGTCCACGCTGATAAACAAGGAGCATCAAGTCAACCCGCAGACTAATGTGCGCGGATAATCAAAGGCACCTTCCAAACGGACAGATTTTTATACAATATCTAGAGCTTCTCCTCTATTTTCTTCACCCtccacccccttttttttttctttccccccagTAGCAAATTCCTCGGGGATCCCCGcacccccaaacacccccccaGCACGGTGCAGAGACAAGTGCATCCCCCGCACCCCAGCCCCTCCCGCCGGCttggtgcagcccaggaagccccttggggcggggagggggggcaaaTCCAGCAGGAATAaccccatcccccccccccccccccccagtggCTTTTGCGGGGTGTGAGGAGGGGGAGATGCTCTGTGCTTTGCAAAAGGGACTATGGGGAATGGGTTCAGCAGGGATGTGGGGAGCATCTTCATCCCTCCTCTgtcgggtttttttttggagggggagcTCCCCCTCAAGCTTtcgggcagccccagcccctccccagccccctgccagggtgggggggtgacCTGGGCGACGAAGCTCCTCGCCGCAAAGGTGTGACCCAGGCAGCTGGAGCAAGAAGATGGAGGCGAGCGCTCCTCGGCAGGCAGCACAGCCCCAATTATGGCTGAAAGGAGTTAATTGGGGAGCCCCTGGGGGAGCTTTGGGGGCGACCGGCTCTTTGTGGGGAGGGGAATTTGGAGTGAGGAGGGTGCCGCAAAGGGGGCAGGAATCTCCTTCGAGGGATTCACCAGAGCCGCAGGGGTCGGGGAGAGAAAGCGGtgggggcagcagctcccccaAATACAGCTTGAATGCGAGGAGccccccagaaaaaaacccacatccaTCATGCAGCCAACGATGCATCGCCAAaatcctcccctctccccaaaaaACTCCCGGGAAAGCCCATTCCTCTGTCCCTCTTTGTCCcgaagaaggaaaataaataaactgatGTGTTCCCCCCATTCCTCCCCCCCTAAAAAGGACTAACGCGACCCGTCACTTCATTCAAGATGCTGTAGGGTTCCCACCCGCCCCATTTGTTGTggttatttcccccccccccccggctcctgCGTCCTTCCCCACCCAACGCTGGGGCTGGTAGGAAGCTGGGGAGAGGTACCGGGAGGCAGCACCTACCATCACCTTCCTCCCCGCGCTGCCGTCGGGGCACGGAGCCGGCCGGGCCcggagggagcaggaggggaagggaacgAGGGGTTTGTTGGGCTAAAAGATGCTCCAAGGAGGGGTTTTGCCTTCCCGGCTGCCTGCGGGCTGTCAGCCGGGCAGGATGCTTGCCTGACCTGGCGGAGGAGCCCCGCCggtcccccccccgcctctgcctccctccttcccctccaaacAGATTCATTTGTCACTTGACACGTATTCCTATAATTGTATGTAATTGTGATATGATTTACTGTCCCAGCCCCCGACACTTCTCATTCGATTGAACCACTAGagaagggtgttttttttattttttttttcctttttaagctTTCTGCTCTTGGAGAAGCggcaagcagaggggaaaatgaagagaaaggcACCGAGAGACGCTCTTTAGGTGAGGCAACAcgagggaggagagaagaaagggaagaattaAACGGCAAAGTTACTTTCCAAGCAAGCTCACGGCGTGTATTTTGATTCAGAAATGATTGCTTCACCTTCTTTCCCATACATGTTCATACACATTGCCTTGCACATGAGGCATTCCAGagccatttctttccctttaattACATATACAGGCATACACGTATctatctgtatatatatatacgcaCACTCATCCGCACACACGCACATCCAGCCCTCCGGTGGGAGCTGGCGGTGGGGAAGCGGGCGAGCACGCCGGTTCCCGGAGCAGCCTACCTGGGAAAGGTGATTTCCAGAGGTGTGCAGATTGCGATTGCTCTTTGGAGCAGTACACTTGCCCATCCCAGCCATTAGAAAGAGCCCAGTGTTGGTAACCTTCCATGGGAAGCAAAGCGTCGTGTCTCGGTTCCGGGTGACCACCGAGCCCCGGTACCACCGACACGTCCAAATAGCCAGGGACCGCCTGGTAGGAGCTGGGAAAACCGGGATAAAAAGCGAATTCTTTAGCCCTCGACGGCAGCTCCTCGCCGGGCAGGGGCCCGCCGGCCTCGGGGTACTTCTCCCCGGGGTGGTAGGCGCAGGGTTTTTGCTGCAAGTTGACTCCGTGGGAGTGGGACAACCTGCAGCCGTAGTAACCCCCACCGAAGGGGTAACCGTAGCCCAGTGCCGCGCTGGAAGCCGCCCCCGACGGGCACTGCCGGGGGGGTTCGGCAGCCGCCAGCTCAGCATACGCGGCTccctgcggcggcggcgggggcggcggtggGGCGGTGGGCACGGCGAGTCCCGCGTGGGGGGGCATCATGTCCCGGCAATGTCCCAACCCCTCCATGCGGTTCTTCTCCCGCGGTGCGTCCTCGCAGCGACAGGCGAGGCCGTCGGGCCAGCGCGGGGGGAGGCCGAGCGGTGCCGTCATGTCATGCCGCgctgctcccgccgccgccgccgccgccgcctcctcctcttcttcctcctcctcctcctcctcctcctcggccgccgccgccgtcggGGGAAGCtccgcgccgcgccccgccgccccgcgacCCCCCCAACATATCGGCGCCGCGCGCGCatgcgccgccgccccgccgccgccgccgctccatTAAGAAATCCGCCGCGGCCacgcccccccggccccccccgccccgacgTGTCCCCACCCACGTGACCCCACCGCCACGCTCATTGGTTGTGGGTCGTGTCCGTCCCGTCCCCCCCTATTCCCCGTACCCGCCCCGTCggggattggggggggggcaggcggCACAAAGAGCTGCGGGAGGAGGGGGGCGGCTCTTTGCCCACGCGTGTCG is part of the Nyctibius grandis isolate bNycGra1 chromosome 11, bNycGra1.pri, whole genome shotgun sequence genome and encodes:
- the HOXC13 gene encoding homeobox protein Hox-C13, coding for MTAPLGLPPRWPDGLACRCEDAPREKNRMEGLGHCRDMMPPHAGLAVPTAPPPPPPPPQGAAYAELAAAEPPRQCPSGAASSAALGYGYPFGGGYYGCRLSHSHGVNLQQKPCAYHPGEKYPEAGGPLPGEELPSRAKEFAFYPGFPSSYQAVPGYLDVSVVPGLGGHPEPRHDALLPMEGYQHWALSNGWDGQVYCSKEQSQSAHLWKSPFPDVVPLQPEVSSYRRGRKKRVPYTKIQLKELEKEYAASKFITKEKRRRISATTNLSERQVTIWFQNRRVKEKKVVSKSKTAHLHAT